From Pseudomonas alcaligenes, a single genomic window includes:
- a CDS encoding alkaline phosphatase family protein has protein sequence MTTRTLFIGMDGCTFTILDDLTVEKDGRPAVMPFLGGLMARGTRSKLRSTPNPLTPPAWVSLMTGRTPGNHGLLDFIRAEERGEDVFFTLYDSRDNLAETIWSIASRQERRVAVLNLPFTAPPPKDLNGFMVPGFIPWRHLRRNTVPADFYDRLKQDLPGFDPKELAWDFEQEKQAVNDLTDEDRENWVRYHLPREKQWFEIAKYLLKEEAPELMAVMFDGVDKLQHQAWLFLDPALQHDGVSDYHKRMRALCLDYFRQLDGFIEELVTMAGPDVQVFMASDHGFTATTEVVRINAWLFEKGYLHWKEVLDPDSEAAKRREESMFANLDWTKTTAYCRTPSSNGINIRVARNPGETGIKPEDYEAFREQLIIDIKALKDPVTGESIVSEIHLREEVFAGPAMMDAPDLLLVLRDFGFVSIKNKLPIVEPREEPAGTHHPDGIFIACGPGIRKGVQIDRRHICDVGATLLYSQGLEVPGDFEGKVANDMFVKPWLLQNPIRIGESTRGVRKDENAEAMADDEKDKLMAQLQMLGYME, from the coding sequence ATGACCACTCGTACACTGTTTATCGGTATGGATGGGTGCACCTTCACCATCCTCGACGACCTCACGGTAGAGAAGGACGGTCGTCCTGCCGTCATGCCGTTCCTCGGTGGCCTGATGGCCCGCGGCACCCGCAGCAAGCTGCGCTCCACGCCCAACCCGCTGACTCCGCCGGCCTGGGTCTCGCTGATGACCGGGCGCACCCCGGGCAACCACGGCCTGCTCGATTTCATCCGTGCCGAGGAGCGTGGCGAAGACGTGTTCTTCACCCTCTACGACTCGCGCGACAACCTGGCCGAGACCATCTGGTCGATCGCCAGCCGCCAGGAGCGCCGCGTCGCCGTGCTCAACCTGCCGTTCACCGCGCCGCCGCCCAAGGATCTCAACGGTTTCATGGTGCCGGGCTTCATCCCCTGGCGGCACTTGCGGCGCAACACCGTGCCGGCCGACTTCTACGACCGCCTCAAGCAGGATCTGCCGGGTTTCGATCCCAAGGAACTGGCCTGGGACTTCGAGCAGGAGAAGCAGGCGGTCAACGACCTCACCGACGAGGATCGCGAGAACTGGGTGCGCTACCACCTGCCGCGTGAGAAGCAGTGGTTCGAGATCGCCAAGTACCTGCTCAAGGAAGAGGCGCCGGAGCTGATGGCGGTGATGTTCGATGGCGTCGACAAGCTGCAGCACCAGGCCTGGCTGTTCCTCGACCCGGCCCTGCAGCACGACGGCGTCAGCGACTACCACAAGCGCATGCGTGCGCTGTGCCTGGACTACTTCCGCCAGCTCGATGGTTTCATCGAGGAACTGGTGACCATGGCCGGTCCGGACGTGCAGGTGTTCATGGCTTCCGACCATGGCTTCACCGCCACCACCGAAGTGGTGCGGATCAACGCCTGGCTGTTCGAGAAGGGCTACCTGCACTGGAAGGAAGTGCTCGATCCGGACTCCGAAGCGGCCAAGCGCCGTGAGGAAAGCATGTTCGCCAACCTTGACTGGACCAAGACCACCGCCTACTGCCGCACGCCGTCGAGCAACGGCATCAACATTCGCGTGGCGCGCAATCCGGGCGAGACCGGGATCAAGCCGGAAGACTACGAGGCCTTCCGCGAGCAGCTGATCATCGATATCAAGGCGCTCAAGGATCCCGTGACCGGCGAGAGCATCGTCAGCGAGATCCACCTGCGCGAAGAAGTGTTCGCCGGCCCGGCGATGATGGATGCGCCGGATCTGCTGCTGGTGCTGCGCGACTTCGGCTTCGTCTCGATCAAGAACAAACTGCCGATCGTCGAGCCGCGCGAGGAGCCGGCCGGCACTCACCACCCGGACGGCATCTTCATCGCCTGCGGCCCGGGCATCCGCAAGGGCGTGCAGATCGACCGCCGACACATCTGCGACGTCGGCGCCACCCTGCTGTACAGCCAGGGCCTGGAAGTGCCCGGCGACTTCGAGGGCAAGGTGGCCAATGACATGTTCGTCAAACCCTGGCTGCTGCAGAACCCGATCCGCATCGGCGAGTCCACCCGCGGCGTGCGCAAGGACGAGAATGCCGAAGCCATGGCCGACGACGAGAAGGACAAGCTGATGGCGCAACTGCAGATGCTCGGGTACATGGAGTAG
- a CDS encoding alpha/beta fold hydrolase: MAMAEVNGVRLHYQQLACERTEGEVEDVVLIHGLAANLAFWYMQVGHALARHYRVTMYDLRGHGRSSMPVSGYTPAEQAEDLRQLLDHLGIGRAHVIAHSFGGTIALNLACEQPQRFRSLTIADTHIAAIRNVGADWRYAEHIQRILDEHKIPLNTREPYFGYRLLKEAAALQLNQRELPEALRELINPLMGASGRRTADQWVTLLETTTAQDELMGDDGLDVERLRCLNFPLLAIYGERSQAVTTGELLLTVWPQADFRLVRGAGHFFPASRPQKLIRSFEFFLRRASSKRQGRSDDAQGKAFFRSDRLYSKDEQWFYATREGIEQGPFAQFEEALDHLDAFIAQVLARKASLAARLNFPNKTRVPRGLGEDDFRLIARNGFGDGINAYAHAMAWFNDHLYIGTTRGNFPLMKARLPISMDPWPVECPANPFDLDLHAEIWRYNPRKDEWRRVFKAPTIIGSDGSKIPRELGFRGMCVYPGSAGRKPGLFVSTWSPAKGPGPLLLRSEDGLNFTPTCEPGLMGLPVTTIRTMVSFKGRMYTTPAGSRGGNPNVSSHSIVYESAAPEEGRWEPVSDFGFGDEGNKTIFEMCPFGDHLYVGTFNLKGFQVWRSTCENKPYHWERVIVDGAERGPLNQSVLSMYAFKGALYVGSAIQGGGIDRQNGVGPAPPELIRIHPDKSWDLLVGDARMTADGWKEPLSGYMAGFDNFFNGYFWRMAEHEGWLYLSTFDWSGLLGYARRDTWPEPFLNIINSVGEEFIFNRQAGFDLYRSFDGENWVPVTTGGMGNPYNIGMRTIVSSPYGLFLGAANPFGPKVWPLGGDRYIDNPRGGCEVFFAPRTVMTTAAPSAGIRDRSTGSPAL, from the coding sequence ATGGCGATGGCCGAGGTCAATGGAGTCCGGCTGCACTATCAACAGCTGGCGTGCGAGCGCACGGAGGGCGAGGTCGAGGACGTGGTACTGATCCACGGCCTGGCCGCCAACCTGGCGTTTTGGTACATGCAGGTCGGCCATGCGCTGGCCAGGCACTATCGGGTGACCATGTACGACCTGCGCGGTCATGGTCGCTCGAGCATGCCGGTCAGCGGCTACACCCCGGCTGAGCAGGCCGAGGATCTGCGTCAGCTGCTCGATCACCTGGGCATCGGTCGGGCCCATGTGATCGCCCACAGCTTCGGCGGCACCATCGCCCTCAACCTGGCCTGCGAGCAGCCGCAACGCTTCCGCAGCCTGACCATCGCCGACACCCATATTGCCGCGATTCGCAATGTCGGCGCCGACTGGCGCTATGCCGAGCATATCCAGCGCATTCTGGATGAGCACAAGATTCCGCTGAACACTCGCGAGCCCTATTTCGGCTACCGCCTGCTCAAGGAGGCGGCGGCCCTGCAGCTGAACCAGCGCGAGCTGCCGGAGGCGCTGCGCGAGCTGATCAACCCGCTGATGGGCGCATCGGGCCGGCGTACCGCTGACCAGTGGGTGACCCTGCTGGAAACCACCACCGCCCAGGACGAGCTGATGGGGGACGACGGCCTCGACGTCGAGCGCCTGCGCTGCCTGAACTTCCCGCTGCTGGCGATCTACGGCGAGCGCTCCCAGGCGGTGACCACCGGCGAGCTGCTGCTCACCGTGTGGCCGCAGGCGGATTTTCGCCTGGTGCGCGGCGCCGGGCACTTCTTCCCGGCTTCGCGGCCACAGAAGCTGATCCGCTCCTTCGAGTTCTTCCTGCGCCGCGCCAGCAGCAAGCGCCAGGGCCGCTCCGACGATGCCCAGGGCAAGGCGTTCTTCCGCAGCGACCGCCTCTACAGCAAGGACGAGCAGTGGTTCTATGCCACCCGCGAAGGCATCGAGCAGGGCCCGTTCGCCCAGTTCGAGGAGGCCCTCGACCACCTCGATGCGTTCATTGCCCAGGTGCTGGCGCGCAAGGCCAGCCTGGCCGCGCGGCTCAACTTCCCGAACAAGACCCGGGTGCCGCGCGGCCTTGGCGAGGACGACTTCCGCCTGATCGCGCGCAACGGCTTCGGCGACGGCATCAATGCCTATGCCCATGCCATGGCCTGGTTCAACGACCACCTGTACATCGGCACCACCCGCGGCAACTTCCCGCTGATGAAGGCGCGCCTGCCGATCAGCATGGATCCCTGGCCGGTGGAGTGCCCGGCCAATCCCTTCGACCTCGACCTGCATGCCGAGATCTGGCGCTACAACCCGCGCAAGGACGAATGGCGGCGGGTGTTCAAGGCGCCCACCATCATCGGCAGCGACGGCTCGAAGATCCCCCGCGAGCTGGGCTTTCGCGGCATGTGCGTGTACCCGGGCAGCGCCGGGCGCAAGCCGGGGCTGTTCGTCAGCACCTGGTCACCGGCCAAGGGCCCCGGCCCGCTACTGCTGCGCAGCGAAGACGGGCTGAACTTCACGCCCACCTGCGAGCCCGGCCTGATGGGCCTGCCGGTGACCACCATCCGCACCATGGTCAGCTTCAAGGGACGCATGTACACCACCCCGGCCGGTTCGCGCGGCGGCAACCCCAACGTCTCCTCGCACTCCATCGTCTACGAGAGCGCGGCGCCGGAAGAGGGGCGCTGGGAGCCGGTCAGCGACTTCGGCTTCGGTGACGAGGGCAACAAGACCATCTTCGAGATGTGCCCGTTCGGCGACCACCTGTATGTCGGCACCTTCAACCTCAAGGGCTTCCAGGTCTGGCGCAGCACCTGCGAGAACAAGCCCTACCACTGGGAGCGGGTGATAGTCGACGGCGCCGAGCGCGGCCCGCTGAACCAGTCGGTACTGAGCATGTACGCGTTCAAGGGAGCGCTGTATGTCGGCAGCGCCATCCAGGGCGGCGGCATCGACCGGCAGAACGGTGTCGGCCCGGCGCCACCCGAGCTGATCCGCATTCACCCGGACAAGAGCTGGGATCTGCTGGTGGGCGATGCGCGCATGACCGCCGACGGCTGGAAGGAGCCGCTGTCCGGCTACATGGCCGGCTTCGACAATTTCTTCAATGGCTATTTCTGGCGCATGGCCGAACACGAAGGCTGGCTGTACCTGTCGACCTTCGACTGGAGTGGCCTGCTCGGCTACGCCCGGCGCGATACCTGGCCCGAGCCCTTTCTCAACATCATCAACAGCGTGGGCGAGGAGTTCATCTTCAATCGCCAGGCGGGTTTCGACCTGTACCGCAGCTTCGATGGCGAGAACTGGGTTCCGGTGACCACCGGTGGCATGGGCAACCCCTACAACATCGGCATGCGCACCATAGTTTCGTCGCCCTACGGCCTGTTCCTTGGGGCTGCCAACCCCTTCGGTCCCAAGGTCTGGCCGCTGGGCGGCGACCGTTACATCGATAACCCGCGCGGCGGCTGCGAAGTGTTCTTCGCGCCGCGCACGGTAATGACTACCGCCGCGCCCAGTGCGGGTATCCGTGACCGCTCAACAGGAAGTCCTGCGCTATGA
- a CDS encoding NAD(P)/FAD-dependent oxidoreductase, whose product MSDAATSTAIIIGAGHAGGELAIALRNEGWEGRILLIGEEAHLPYHRPPLSKAYLAGSVEKSSLSIRPQAAYDKAAVEFLGGVRVVAIDRADKTLQLADGRSLNYDKLAIATGGRPRPLNVPNAVAAERCANFHYLRTLDDVECIRGQFAAGKRLAIVGGGYIGLEVAASAVAQGLQVTVLEALPRVLQRVTAAELSAYYERKHREVGVDIRTNVQVADLQISGNAVSALLCADGSRVEADLVVVGIGLLANTELAAKAGLEVDNGILVDQHAQTSDPDIFAAGDCTNHPNALLGRRLRLESVPNALEQSRVAAAGMAGKSKTYASVPWFWSDQYELKLKMVGLSEGYQQLVLRGTPESDSFSAFYLKDGRVLAADTVNRPQDFVAAKRLVAEQIGVTAAQLADDSQPLKELLPTPAA is encoded by the coding sequence ATGAGCGACGCTGCAACCTCCACCGCCATCATCATCGGCGCCGGCCATGCCGGCGGCGAACTGGCCATTGCCCTGCGCAACGAAGGCTGGGAAGGCCGTATCCTGCTGATCGGCGAGGAGGCCCACCTGCCCTACCACCGGCCGCCGCTGTCCAAGGCCTACCTGGCCGGCAGCGTGGAGAAGAGCAGCCTGTCGATTCGCCCGCAGGCAGCCTACGACAAGGCTGCCGTGGAGTTCCTCGGCGGCGTGCGCGTGGTCGCCATCGACCGTGCCGACAAGACCCTGCAGCTGGCCGATGGCCGCAGTCTGAACTACGACAAGCTGGCCATCGCCACCGGTGGCCGCCCGCGCCCGCTGAACGTGCCCAATGCCGTGGCGGCCGAGCGCTGCGCCAACTTCCACTACCTGCGCACCCTCGACGACGTCGAGTGCATCCGCGGCCAGTTCGCCGCCGGCAAGCGTCTGGCGATAGTCGGCGGCGGCTACATCGGCCTGGAAGTGGCCGCCTCGGCCGTCGCCCAGGGCCTGCAGGTCACCGTGCTGGAAGCCCTGCCGCGGGTGCTGCAGCGGGTCACCGCGGCCGAGCTGTCGGCCTACTACGAGCGTAAGCACCGTGAAGTCGGGGTGGATATCCGCACCAACGTGCAGGTGGCCGACCTGCAGATCAGCGGCAACGCGGTCAGCGCCCTGCTCTGCGCCGATGGCAGCCGCGTCGAGGCCGACCTGGTGGTGGTCGGCATCGGCCTGCTGGCCAATACCGAACTGGCTGCCAAAGCGGGCCTGGAGGTGGACAACGGCATCCTGGTCGACCAGCACGCACAGACCAGCGATCCGGACATCTTCGCCGCCGGCGACTGCACCAACCATCCCAATGCCCTGCTCGGCCGCCGCCTGCGCCTGGAGTCGGTGCCCAATGCCCTGGAGCAGTCGCGGGTGGCTGCCGCCGGCATGGCTGGCAAGAGCAAGACCTACGCCTCGGTGCCGTGGTTCTGGTCCGACCAGTACGAGCTGAAACTGAAGATGGTCGGCCTCTCCGAGGGCTACCAGCAGCTGGTGCTGCGCGGCACCCCGGAGAGTGACAGCTTCAGCGCCTTCTACCTCAAGGATGGCCGCGTGCTGGCCGCCGACACGGTCAACCGCCCGCAGGATTTCGTCGCCGCCAAGCGCCTGGTCGCCGAGCAGATCGGCGTGACGGCCGCACAGCTGGCCGACGACAGCCAGCCGCTCAAGGAATTGCTGCCCACGCCGGCAGCCTGA
- a CDS encoding acyl carrier protein, with amino-acid sequence MAEVAENKSAVEKTLIHLVADLTQDWGIELDEPLSAETRLVADMEFASVDIIQLIVAIEEHYNRPKMGFQDLLMNDGSYVDDLSIGQMIDFVHEKLTGVPA; translated from the coding sequence ATGGCTGAAGTCGCCGAGAACAAGAGTGCTGTCGAGAAGACCCTGATCCACCTGGTCGCCGACCTGACCCAGGACTGGGGTATCGAGCTGGACGAACCGCTGAGCGCGGAGACCCGGCTGGTGGCGGACATGGAGTTCGCCTCGGTCGACATCATCCAGCTGATCGTGGCCATCGAAGAGCACTACAACCGCCCGAAGATGGGCTTCCAGGATCTGCTGATGAACGACGGCAGTTACGTCGACGATCTTTCCATCGGCCAGATGATCGATTTCGTTCACGAAAAACTCACAGGAGTGCCGGCATGA
- a CDS encoding HlyD family secretion protein, with translation MNGNIFAKQESDLGDARKIATPMLLRKGLLAYLRNGKQEPLYVVLDPANELQWEFETQQFFILEMLQVDEEFVVIAASYERRFNQSLSRGDLDALLVNLIDQRLLGLAAASHPLVAQYREQLQEDLQRLLEEKVAKFRSKSGNSNANANANANTGAGAGGGSKAARPLAAPIEASRVAPPASQSRGASNDGGRGAPEQLQAGVRGNAGMDDSLQIPIFHLFNPHKLLKSCQDWLGPFKYTVFILPLLFGLALGIVINNFDQVRLDSQTLLSGLGPIGQLIFSLFTVNLFCTLTLALTAQRYRGTVNSLSVALMLGFLPRLVPKISNLIGLSRRERLWLHGSPVLMRVALFSLGVFLWYFSRASANLLTTGGLALATASAVALLLTLNPLSKSSGYHLIAVLLDEPQLRGKTFKALFGRIKGNAYREANDTALMAYGLAAVLYSALLLVLALLMIGSWLKFNFGGTGVLACVLLIGYLSVLTYRKFHSANEMYERAVQYERWKRRRLPDNVESKLKAQPGSKTARFTWRVVALSLLVCLFLPYPYEPGGSFVILPTEQQQVASDIGGIVSQVLVEGGEDVKAGQVLALLATGDYEAQVKIAEARIAEEEATVAELKSRPRPEEVAVAEQSVQMARTQAQFSRSSYQRNATLLAKGGVSAQQAEQAQRQYEVDLVAIQVAEANLALTKSGATADTIAAAEAQVQRWRSERDLYLAKIARSQLRAPMDGRLITLLLKQKVGKLQPPGEPFAVVEKAERVLAEIEVPETEIGYVQPGAVLKVKPLAYSDRYFDGVVTQIDANVGEKSSGKYVKVLTVIENAQGQLKSGMTGYAKVDGEVLPVWKAFSRAVFRFIDVELWSWIP, from the coding sequence ATGAACGGAAACATCTTTGCCAAGCAAGAAAGCGATCTCGGCGACGCGCGCAAGATCGCCACGCCCATGCTGCTGCGCAAGGGCCTGCTGGCCTACCTGCGCAACGGCAAGCAGGAACCGCTGTATGTGGTGCTGGATCCGGCGAATGAGCTGCAGTGGGAATTCGAGACCCAGCAGTTCTTCATCCTGGAAATGCTCCAGGTCGACGAGGAGTTCGTGGTCATCGCCGCCAGCTACGAGCGGCGCTTCAACCAGAGCCTCAGCCGTGGCGATCTGGATGCGCTGCTGGTCAACCTGATCGACCAGCGTCTGCTCGGCCTGGCGGCGGCCTCCCACCCGCTGGTGGCGCAGTACCGCGAACAGCTGCAGGAAGACCTGCAGCGCCTGCTCGAGGAAAAGGTCGCCAAGTTCCGCAGCAAGAGCGGCAATTCCAACGCCAACGCCAACGCCAACGCCAACACTGGTGCTGGTGCCGGGGGTGGCAGCAAGGCAGCGCGGCCGCTGGCGGCACCGATTGAGGCCAGCCGCGTGGCGCCGCCCGCGAGCCAGTCGCGCGGGGCTTCGAACGATGGCGGGCGCGGCGCGCCGGAACAGCTGCAGGCCGGGGTGCGCGGCAACGCCGGCATGGACGACAGCCTGCAGATCCCGATCTTCCACCTGTTCAATCCGCACAAGCTGCTGAAGTCCTGCCAGGACTGGCTGGGGCCGTTCAAGTACACGGTGTTCATCCTGCCGCTGCTGTTCGGCCTGGCGCTGGGCATTGTCATCAACAACTTCGATCAGGTGCGCCTGGACAGCCAGACCCTGCTGTCCGGCCTGGGGCCGATCGGCCAGCTGATCTTCAGCCTGTTCACCGTCAACCTGTTCTGCACCCTGACCCTGGCGCTCACCGCGCAGCGCTACCGGGGCACGGTGAACAGCCTGTCGGTGGCGCTGATGCTCGGCTTCCTGCCGCGCCTGGTGCCGAAGATCAGCAACCTGATCGGCCTCAGCCGGCGCGAGCGCCTGTGGCTGCACGGCAGCCCGGTGCTGATGCGCGTGGCGCTGTTCAGCCTCGGGGTGTTCCTCTGGTACTTCAGTCGCGCCTCGGCCAACCTGCTGACCACGGGTGGCCTGGCTCTGGCCACGGCCAGTGCAGTGGCGCTGCTGCTGACTCTCAATCCGCTGTCGAAAAGCAGCGGCTACCACCTGATCGCCGTACTGCTGGACGAGCCGCAGCTGCGCGGCAAGACCTTCAAGGCGCTGTTCGGGCGGATCAAGGGCAACGCCTACCGCGAGGCCAACGACACCGCGCTGATGGCCTACGGCCTGGCCGCCGTGCTGTATTCGGCGCTGCTGCTGGTGCTGGCCCTGCTGATGATCGGCAGCTGGCTGAAGTTCAACTTTGGCGGCACCGGGGTGCTCGCCTGCGTGCTGCTGATCGGCTACCTCAGCGTGCTGACTTACCGCAAGTTCCACAGCGCCAACGAGATGTACGAGCGCGCCGTGCAATACGAGCGCTGGAAGCGTCGGCGCCTGCCGGACAACGTGGAGAGCAAGCTCAAGGCGCAGCCGGGCAGCAAGACCGCACGCTTCACCTGGCGGGTGGTAGCACTGTCGCTGCTGGTCTGCCTGTTCCTGCCGTATCCCTACGAGCCGGGTGGTTCCTTCGTGATCCTGCCGACCGAGCAGCAACAGGTGGCCAGCGACATCGGCGGCATCGTCAGCCAGGTGCTGGTGGAAGGTGGTGAAGACGTCAAGGCCGGACAGGTGCTCGCGCTGCTGGCCACCGGCGACTACGAGGCCCAGGTGAAGATCGCCGAGGCACGCATCGCCGAGGAGGAGGCGACCGTCGCCGAGCTGAAATCGCGACCGCGTCCCGAGGAAGTGGCGGTGGCCGAGCAGAGCGTGCAGATGGCGCGTACCCAGGCACAGTTCAGCCGTTCCAGCTACCAGCGCAATGCCACCCTGCTGGCCAAGGGCGGGGTGTCGGCGCAGCAGGCCGAACAGGCGCAGCGTCAGTATGAGGTCGACCTGGTGGCGATCCAGGTGGCCGAGGCCAATCTGGCCCTGACCAAGTCCGGCGCCACCGCCGACACCATCGCCGCCGCCGAAGCGCAGGTGCAGCGCTGGCGCAGCGAGCGCGACCTGTACCTGGCCAAGATTGCCCGCTCGCAGCTGCGCGCGCCGATGGACGGCCGGCTGATCACCCTGCTGCTGAAGCAGAAGGTCGGCAAGCTGCAGCCGCCTGGCGAACCCTTCGCCGTGGTGGAAAAGGCCGAGCGGGTGCTGGCCGAGATCGAGGTACCGGAAACCGAGATCGGCTATGTGCAGCCGGGGGCAGTGCTCAAGGTCAAGCCGCTGGCCTACTCCGACCGCTACTTCGATGGCGTGGTGACGCAGATCGATGCCAATGTGGGGGAGAAGAGCAGCGGCAAGTACGTCAAGGTGCTGACCGTGATCGAGAACGCCCAGGGCCAGCTGAAGTCGGGGATGACCGGCTATGCCAAGGTGGACGGCGAAGTGCTGCCGGTGTGGAAGGCTTTCAGCCGGGCAGTGTTCCGCTTCATCGATGTCGAACTGTGGTCGTGGATTCCCTGA